Part of the Lysobacter enzymogenes genome is shown below.
AGCCGCGGCGCAGCAGCTCGCGTTGCAGCCACGACTCCAGGCCGTCGTCTCCGGCTTGCGCCGCGTCGGCGCAGGCGGCAGCGGAGTCGGGTTCGGCATAAGCGGCGTGTTCGAGCAACATGGCGGCGGTTCCGGTTCGGCGTTTTGGCTGGGCACAGGCTAGACGCGCGGCTGCGCGCGCCGATTCGGCGGCGGTAACCAGCGGTAACGGTTTGTAACGCGCCCGCGGCGCCGCCGATGCGCGCGCACGGACTTGATCCCGATCAAGAAAGCCGCGCGCCGCGCGGGCAAAGTGGAACGCCTGCGGGTGCGGCCCGCGTCCGCCGGAAGCCCCGTGACCCGCCTGACCCGATTCACCGATGCGCATGCCGTCGACCTGTGGGACCGGCGCTTCCGCTGGCGCAGCGGCGAGCGCCTGCGCGACCGCACGGTCGACGCGACCTGGCAGCGGGTCGCCGCGGCGCTCGGCGGCGGCGGCGGCGACGCCGGCTATTGGCGCAGCCGTTATGCCGCCGCGTTCGGCGCCTGGCAGATCCTGCCCGACCCGCGCCTGCTGCGCCGCGCCGGCACCGAGCGCGCGGTGCCGCCGCTGCGCGCGCCGCGCGCGGCGCTCAACGCCGGCGCGTTCGTGCTCGAACCCGGCGGCGCGCGCGCGCGTTTCGATTTCGAACGGTTCGCCGCGGTCGCGGCGCTGGCGGTGCGCCTGCTCGACGACGCGGCCGAAGCGTTCGGCGCGGACGCCACGGCGCCGTTGCGCCTGGAAGTGGGCCTGATCGGGCTCGCCGACGCGTTCGCGCTGATGGGCGTGGATTATCTCGGCGAACGCGCGCCGCCGCTGGCGCAGTCGGTCGCGCGGTCGTTGGCCCTGGGCGCCCTGCAAGGCGCGGCGCGCCTGGCACGCGAGCGCGGCGAGCGCGGCGACGGCGCGCCGCTGGCGCGGCTGTGGGCCTCGCGCGAGGCGCCGGCGGTGTTGCTGGATGCGGCTGCGAACAACCGCCGCCATGCGCGCCTGACCCGGTTGCGGCCGCAGCCGTCGCTGGCGCGGTTGGCGAACGGCGCCAGCGACGGGATCGAGCCGGCGTGCGCGCGGGTCGGCGCGGGCGAGGGCGCCACGACGCACGCCTTGCGTACGGCGCGGGCCGCCATCGCCGCAGCGATGCAGCCGTGGATCGACGCGCCGCTGCGAACGCGGCCGTAGCGGCGGTCGCCCCCTGTAGGAGCGGCGCGAGCCGCGACCGCGAAACCGCGACTACGACGAAACCGACGCGATCCCGCGTCTGCTCAACGGCGAGCCGCGGCTCGCGCCGTAAGCGCGGTTTCGCGGTCGCGGCTCGCGCCGCTCCTACAAGGGGGAGCAGGCGTAGCGTCCTCAGTGCCCGAAGAACACCGGCAACTGCGCCGATTGCAGCAACTCCCGGGTGACGCCGCCGAGCACCCATTCGCGCAGCCGCGAATGCCCGTAACCGCCGGCGACCAGCAACTGCACGCCGCTGCGTTCGGCGTAGTCCAGCAGCGCGACGGCGACGTCGCGGTCGCCGCCGCGCAGGCTGACCAGATCGGTCGGAATGCTGTGGCGGACCAGGTGCGCGACCATGCGCCGTGCCGAATCCAGCGCCGGATCGTCGTCGCCCTGACCGATCACCACCAGTTCCACCAGCCCGGCTTCGGCCAGCAGCGGCAGCGCGTCGTGCACCGCGCGGGTGGTCTGGCGCGTGGGCTGCCAGGCGATCATCGCGCGCCGCAGCGGCAGGGTCGGGCCACTGTTCGGCGGCACCACCAGCAGCGGCCGGCCGGATTCGAGCAGCAGCGCGGTGAACCACGCATGCAGCGCGGCGACGCCGTGGGCGCGGCCGCCGATGCCGGCGAGCACGCAGACATCGGCGTCGAAGGCTTCGCGCGCGACCGTATGCGGCGCATCGGCGTACAGCGCTTCGACCACGCGCGCGTCCCAACTCACGGTTTCGTCGTCGAGGCGGTTCTTCAAGTCGGCCAGGCGCTGCTGCCCGTGCTCGCGCAATTCCTCGTAGACCGCACCGCAGGTCGGATCCGGAACCAGATCCCAGGCGTGGCCGATCGGCACCGGCAGATCGACGCTTTCCAGCACCGCCAGACGCGCGCTGTGGCGCGCGGCCAGCTTCACCGCCAGACGCAGCGCATCGGCATCGCCGGCGTCGCCGGTCATCGCAATCATCAGGTCCTTGTACATCGGCGTTCTCCGCGGCCGCGGCCGGCCCTTGCCCGCAGTACAGCCGGCTGCGCGCGCGAGGGATTGACCCGGATCAAGCCGCGGCGGTGACCGGCAGCAGCGTTCGCCGCGCGCGGGCGGCATCGGAGG
Proteins encoded:
- a CDS encoding universal stress protein, which translates into the protein MYKDLMIAMTGDAGDADALRLAVKLAARHSARLAVLESVDLPVPIGHAWDLVPDPTCGAVYEELREHGQQRLADLKNRLDDETVSWDARVVEALYADAPHTVAREAFDADVCVLAGIGGRAHGVAALHAWFTALLLESGRPLLVVPPNSGPTLPLRRAMIAWQPTRQTTRAVHDALPLLAEAGLVELVVIGQGDDDPALDSARRMVAHLVRHSIPTDLVSLRGGDRDVAVALLDYAERSGVQLLVAGGYGHSRLREWVLGGVTRELLQSAQLPVFFGH